A region of Bacillus cabrialesii DNA encodes the following proteins:
- a CDS encoding riboflavin kinase has product MTIIAGTVVKGKQLGRKLGFPTANVDAKMNGLQDGVYGVLVLVDHQFYLGVMNIGVKPTVGSHLQKTLEIYLFDFHRDIYGKKVECSILFKLREERRFDSLESLKKQIKKDISCAAKRFEQIGMTTQNKKENLLSHQELNLPDLCFYKKCNNLYGINRGVYNVIDNWFFEYGITQIAYRRIYILSFLSFLKEGDQKASSKYIKFGAGGLAGKLSRFAAAYIEEPEENRLG; this is encoded by the coding sequence TTGACGATCATTGCAGGTACGGTTGTGAAAGGAAAACAATTAGGGAGAAAGCTTGGATTCCCCACGGCAAATGTAGATGCGAAAATGAATGGGCTGCAAGATGGAGTTTATGGGGTTCTGGTGTTAGTCGATCATCAATTTTATTTAGGAGTGATGAATATCGGCGTGAAACCGACCGTCGGCTCTCACCTTCAAAAGACATTGGAGATTTATTTGTTTGACTTTCATAGAGACATCTATGGAAAAAAGGTCGAATGCAGCATTCTCTTTAAATTGAGAGAAGAAAGAAGGTTTGATTCTTTGGAGTCTTTAAAAAAGCAAATAAAAAAAGATATTTCATGCGCGGCAAAACGCTTTGAACAGATTGGAATGACGACACAAAACAAAAAAGAAAACCTGCTTTCCCATCAGGAATTGAATCTTCCGGATCTCTGCTTTTACAAGAAATGTAACAATCTATACGGCATCAACCGAGGTGTATACAATGTCATTGATAATTGGTTTTTCGAGTATGGAATTACGCAGATTGCTTACAGGCGCATTTATATTTTATCTTTTTTAAGCTTTTTAAAAGAAGGCGATCAAAAAGCCTCCAGCAAGTATATAAAATTTGGGGCGGGCGGTCTGGCTGGTAAGTTGAGTCGGTTTGCTGCTGCTTATATTGAAGAGCCTGAAGAAAATAGATTGGGATAG